One Mya arenaria isolate MELC-2E11 chromosome 7, ASM2691426v1 genomic window carries:
- the LOC128241248 gene encoding cardioacceleratory peptide receptor-like, protein MNNTTSKLDQPVTKENNTYFVYEFHQTEQLMFLCILFVTIVVGNFLILAGIVSSGKRRSRMNVFIINLACADLSVGCLLVLTDIIWKVTITWYGGYIGCKVVKFAQCVATFGATYSLVALSIDRLDAIARPMNINNVERRCRILVGLAWLFAVLFSSPMLYMSEMDIVDGKEQCWIDLQPWVWRIYVTMVSFAVLIIPAIIIASCYIAIVVVIWSKSSKFKSPDTRRCAEKSSLSKSGSITVRFTGSNRHSKAAMGASSSRGVIPKAKIKTIKMTFVIVLVFIFCWAPYFIWDLLYVFGHIKMSQRSIAISTFIQSLAPLNSAANPIIYTLFNTAIFTGMFKKRHAYNSPPHTPRSI, encoded by the exons aCCGAACAGCTGATGTTTCTATGTATCTTGTTTGTAACGATCGTGGTCGGCAACTTCCTAATCCTAGCCGGCATTGTTTCCTCAGGCAAGCGCAGATCACGTATGAATGTGTTCATCATCAACCTAGCGTGTGCAG ACCTGTCCGTTGGCTGTCTCCTGGTACTTACAGACATCATTTGGAAGGTGACAATCACGTGGTACGGGGGCTACATTGGCTGTAAGGTGGTCAAATTTGCTCAATGTGTAGCTACGTTTGGTGCAACCTACTCTCTTGTGGCGCTGTCTATAGATCGCCTGGATGCAATCGCAAGACCAATGAATATCAACAATGTCG AGAGGCGGTGCCGCATACTTGTTGGATTGGCCTGGTTGTTTGCTGTTCTATTTTCATCCCCGATGTTGTACATGTCAGAAATGGACATTGTAGACGGGAAGGAACAATGTTGGATAGACCTACAACCGTGGGTGTGGCGG ATCTATGTAACCATGGTTTCATTCGCGGTGTTGATAATTCCCGCCATCATCATCGCTAGCTGCTACATCGCCATTGTCGTGGTCATCTGGTCAAAATCCAGCAAGTTTAAATCCCCCGACACTAGGCGCTGCGCAGAGAAATCTAGTCTTTCAAAATCAG GTTCTATCACTGTCCGCTTTACGGGTTCCAATAGACATTCCAAAGCCGCAATGGGAGCTTCAAGCTCAAGAGGAGTTAttccgaaggccaaaattaaaACGATTAAAATGACATTCGTTATAGTATTAG TGTTCATATTCTGTTGGGCTCCATATTTCATCTGGGACTTGTTGTACGTGTTCGGTCACATCAAGATGTCACAGAGAAGTATCGCTATCAGCACATTCATCCAGAGTCTAGCGCCCCTTAACTCAGCCGCGAACCCAATCATCTACACGCTGTTTAACACGGCCATATTCACAGGAATGTTTAAGAAACGTCACGCATACAATTCCCCGCCCCATACGCCACGTAGTATATAG